A DNA window from Streptomyces sp. 71268 contains the following coding sequences:
- a CDS encoding polyketide cyclase: protein MERQEQKQDQSREQGQGGGREYVSATLTVAASAERVFAVLADPATHAAIDGTGWVQEAVERAPLAEEGQIFRMAMYHPNHPDGNYRVANKVHVLDAPRAIGWLTGEEKEDGRLTFGGWFWRYDLVPLGPSETEVTLTYDWTEVPPSIREYLEFPMFGPDHLSNSLKHLADLAVSG from the coding sequence GTGGAACGACAGGAGCAGAAGCAGGATCAGAGCCGGGAGCAGGGCCAGGGCGGGGGCCGGGAGTACGTGAGCGCCACGCTGACGGTCGCCGCGTCCGCCGAGCGGGTGTTCGCCGTGTTGGCGGACCCGGCGACGCACGCGGCGATCGACGGCACCGGGTGGGTGCAGGAGGCCGTCGAGCGGGCGCCGCTGGCCGAGGAGGGGCAGATCTTCCGGATGGCCATGTACCACCCCAACCACCCCGACGGTAACTACCGGGTGGCCAACAAGGTGCACGTGCTGGACGCGCCGCGCGCCATCGGTTGGCTGACGGGGGAGGAGAAGGAGGACGGCCGGTTGACGTTCGGCGGCTGGTTCTGGCGGTACGACCTGGTGCCGCTGGGCCCGTCCGAGACGGAGGTGACGCTCACCTACGACTGGACCGAGGTGCCGCCGTCCATTCGGGAGTACCTGGAGTTCCCGATGTTCGGCCCGGACCACCTCTCCAACTCGCTCAAGCACCTGGCCGACCTGGCCGTCAGCGGCTGA
- a CDS encoding ATP-binding cassette domain-containing protein, whose product MIRAYGLTKRYGEKTVVRDLTFTVRPGTVTGFLGPNGAGKSTTMRMLLGLDAPTSGRSTIGDRAYVSHPAPLRHVGALLEARSFHPGRTARAHLQALAHTHGIPCRQVDAVIDRVGLGEAADRRVKGFSLGMGQRLGIAAALLADPATVILDEPVNGLDPEGVLWIRNLLKSLAAEGRTVFVSSHLMSEMAVTAEHLIIIGRGRLLADTTVEQFVRDAGLGEITVVSPEADRLRTLLAGPGVRIEAADDGPDTLRVTGADGERIGRTAAAHGIPLFELTPRRASLEEAFMELTRDAVEYVAHADDPTAPQSPSTSTPTTQQATASQGAAT is encoded by the coding sequence ATGATCAGGGCTTACGGGCTCACCAAGCGGTACGGCGAGAAGACCGTCGTGCGGGACCTGACCTTCACCGTGCGGCCGGGTACGGTCACCGGGTTCCTCGGCCCGAACGGCGCCGGCAAGTCGACCACGATGCGGATGCTGCTCGGGCTCGACGCCCCCACCAGCGGCCGGTCCACGATCGGCGACCGCGCGTACGTCAGCCACCCCGCGCCGCTGCGCCATGTCGGCGCGCTGCTCGAAGCCCGCTCCTTCCATCCCGGCCGCACGGCCCGGGCGCACCTCCAGGCCCTCGCGCACACGCACGGCATCCCATGCCGCCAGGTGGACGCGGTCATCGACCGGGTGGGGCTCGGCGAGGCGGCGGACCGGCGGGTCAAGGGGTTCAGCCTCGGCATGGGGCAACGGCTCGGCATCGCCGCCGCGCTGCTGGCCGACCCGGCCACGGTCATCCTGGACGAGCCGGTCAACGGGCTCGACCCGGAGGGCGTGCTGTGGATACGCAACCTGCTCAAGTCACTCGCGGCCGAGGGCCGTACGGTCTTCGTCTCCTCGCACCTGATGAGCGAGATGGCGGTCACCGCGGAGCACCTGATCATCATCGGCCGCGGCCGGCTGCTCGCCGACACCACCGTGGAGCAGTTCGTACGCGACGCGGGGCTCGGGGAGATCACGGTCGTCTCGCCGGAGGCGGACCGGCTACGAACCCTGCTCGCGGGCCCTGGCGTGCGGATCGAGGCGGCCGACGACGGCCCGGACACGCTGCGCGTCACCGGCGCCGACGGTGAGCGCATCGGCCGCACCGCGGCGGCACACGGCATACCCCTCTTCGAACTCACCCCGCGCCGCGCCTCGTTGGAGGAGGCGTTCATGGAGCTGACGCGGGACGCGGTGGAGTACGTGGCCCACGCCGACGACCCGACCGCCCCTCAGTCCCCCTCCACCTCCACTCCCACCACGCAACAAGCCACCGCGTCCCAAGGAGCCGCCACGTGA
- a CDS encoding ABC transporter permease encodes MTGRPGDLATQPQQHQSQQQRQSGRQATGPAAVPGPPVDYRITWPRVVRSEWAKLWSLRTTWSILAATLLVTAGLGAVVAGTYQSGDGDGVEPVELTLLGTQFGQILLAVLGVLVTAGEYASGMIRTSLTAVPRRLPVLWAKAAVFGGVALAVMFATVFLTFPLAQVFLSGTDMEADLGDPGVVRALCGAAVGIALLGLLCLGLGALLRSVPAAIGAYIGAVLVLPEVVGLLPYDVVDDVVACLPSKAAQALMLVGGGPDLLAPGPALLALCCSVAGTLALAALFLRRRDV; translated from the coding sequence GTGACCGGCCGACCCGGCGACCTCGCCACCCAGCCTCAACAGCACCAGTCGCAACAGCAGCGCCAGTCCGGGCGGCAGGCCACGGGCCCGGCCGCCGTGCCCGGCCCACCCGTCGACTACCGGATCACCTGGCCGCGCGTGGTCCGCTCGGAATGGGCCAAGCTGTGGTCGCTGCGCACCACCTGGAGCATCCTCGCCGCCACCCTGCTGGTGACAGCCGGTCTCGGCGCGGTGGTCGCTGGGACGTACCAGAGCGGCGACGGCGACGGCGTCGAGCCCGTCGAACTCACCCTGCTGGGAACGCAGTTCGGCCAGATACTGCTCGCCGTGCTCGGCGTTCTGGTGACCGCGGGGGAGTACGCGTCCGGCATGATCCGGACCTCCCTCACCGCCGTGCCGCGCCGGCTGCCCGTGCTGTGGGCCAAGGCGGCCGTCTTCGGCGGCGTGGCCCTCGCGGTCATGTTCGCGACCGTCTTCCTCACCTTCCCGCTGGCCCAGGTCTTCCTGTCCGGTACGGACATGGAGGCGGACCTCGGCGACCCGGGCGTGGTGCGGGCACTGTGCGGGGCGGCGGTGGGCATCGCCCTCCTCGGCCTGTTGTGCCTGGGCCTCGGCGCGCTGCTGCGCAGCGTTCCGGCGGCGATCGGCGCGTACATAGGCGCGGTGCTCGTACTGCCCGAGGTGGTCGGGCTGCTGCCGTACGACGTGGTGGACGACGTCGTCGCCTGCCTGCCCAGCAAGGCGGCGCAGGCCCTGATGCTGGTGGGCGGGGGCCCCGACCTGCTGGCCCCGGGCCCGGCCCTGCTCGCCCTGTGCTGCTCGGTCGCGGGGACGCTGGCGCTGGCGGCGCTGTTCCTCAGGCGCCGGGACGTGTGA
- a CDS encoding histidine kinase has product MSAVGGVQEWTPSGPYPIRWAHRAARRVCALDARRPVLWDALLTLVFAIAACVDVGGGNWRRIAHSGEVPVALVAAMAAGFVLALPWHRRRPLAAFAVMTAVGLVDAWVGTRLQVGQLGQLIVLFCIALRLPGKALTVAGALVVTQAAVGASRWPEGDWGQAFLPVVTGSVVVALLGIAVRSRRDYTASLVDRARQLEVERDQQAQLAAAAERARIAREMHDIIGHNLSVITGLADGGSYAARKNPERAAQALTAIGATSRQALDELRRLLGVLRDDDDTDARPEPELGPQPTLADLGTLVDRVREAGLPVRLSERGTPAPGSPGRELTVYRVVQEALTNTLKHAGPQATAMVEVTHAPHALSVAVTDTGGPVRRLRHAQLATGDGHQGRGLRGMRERAALYDGALTAGPRSDGGWHVRLELPASTTTPPPTPTSPRRRGPRAGPASRARCARPRPPGRGRRRDGRCARQTGDAREARRAGHGH; this is encoded by the coding sequence ATGAGTGCGGTCGGGGGCGTCCAGGAGTGGACGCCGAGTGGCCCGTATCCGATCCGATGGGCGCACCGGGCCGCGCGGCGGGTGTGTGCCCTCGACGCCCGCCGCCCGGTGCTGTGGGACGCGTTGCTGACGCTGGTGTTCGCCATCGCGGCCTGCGTGGACGTGGGCGGCGGCAACTGGCGGCGGATCGCCCACTCCGGCGAGGTGCCGGTGGCGCTGGTGGCGGCCATGGCGGCGGGCTTCGTCCTGGCACTGCCCTGGCATCGCAGACGCCCGCTGGCCGCGTTCGCCGTCATGACGGCGGTCGGCCTGGTGGACGCGTGGGTGGGTACGCGGCTCCAGGTCGGCCAGTTGGGTCAGTTGATCGTGCTCTTCTGCATCGCCCTGCGGCTACCGGGCAAGGCCCTGACGGTCGCCGGCGCGCTGGTCGTCACGCAGGCGGCGGTGGGCGCCTCGCGCTGGCCCGAGGGGGACTGGGGGCAGGCGTTCCTCCCCGTCGTCACGGGCAGCGTCGTGGTGGCGCTGCTCGGCATAGCGGTCCGCAGCCGCCGCGACTACACGGCCTCGCTCGTGGATCGGGCCCGCCAGCTTGAGGTCGAACGCGACCAGCAGGCCCAACTCGCCGCCGCGGCCGAACGCGCCCGCATCGCCCGCGAGATGCACGACATCATCGGCCACAACCTCTCGGTCATCACCGGCCTGGCCGACGGCGGTTCGTACGCGGCGCGCAAGAACCCCGAGCGCGCGGCTCAGGCGCTGACGGCGATCGGCGCCACCAGCCGGCAGGCGCTGGACGAGTTGCGCAGACTGCTCGGCGTGCTGCGCGACGACGACGACACGGACGCGCGGCCCGAGCCCGAACTCGGTCCGCAGCCCACGCTCGCCGACCTCGGCACACTCGTGGACCGGGTACGGGAGGCGGGGCTACCGGTCCGCCTGTCGGAGCGCGGCACGCCCGCGCCGGGCTCACCCGGCCGCGAGCTGACCGTGTACCGGGTCGTACAGGAGGCGCTGACCAACACGCTCAAGCACGCGGGCCCGCAGGCCACGGCCATGGTCGAGGTGACGCACGCGCCGCACGCGCTGTCCGTCGCCGTCACCGACACGGGTGGGCCCGTGCGCCGGCTACGCCACGCACAGCTCGCGACGGGCGACGGCCACCAGGGCAGGGGCCTGCGCGGCATGCGCGAGCGGGCCGCGCTCTACGACGGGGCCCTCACCGCAGGGCCACGCTCGGACGGCGGCTGGCACGTACGCCTGGAACTCCCCGCGTCCACCACCACCCCACCCCCCACGCCCACCAGCCCCCGGCGGCGCGGACCCCGAGCCGGCCCCGCGAGCCGAGCCCGGTGCGCCCGACCCCGACCCCCAGGACGCGGACGCCGCCGCGACGGACGCTGTGCGCGCCAAACGGGCGACGCGCGAGAGGCGAGACGCGCGGGCCACGGGCACTGA
- a CDS encoding response regulator transcription factor: MTTVLIVDDQPLQRFGFRMLLESQDDMAVLGEADNGTAAVRQTAELRPDVVLMDVRMPGLDGVEATRRIVAAGDRSRVLILTTFDLDEYAYAGLRAGASGFLVKDAQPEELLAGIRAVASGDAVVAPGLTRRLLDAYADRLPTPGAGPGGNRAEGAPDPRLEALTEREREILTVIGKGWSNAEISARFRLAESTVKTHISRILAKTGARDRVQAVILAYDTRLVRPAP; encoded by the coding sequence GTGACCACCGTCCTCATCGTCGACGACCAGCCGTTGCAGCGCTTCGGCTTCCGCATGTTGCTGGAGAGCCAGGACGACATGGCGGTCCTCGGCGAGGCGGACAACGGGACCGCGGCCGTCCGCCAGACCGCCGAACTACGCCCCGACGTCGTCCTGATGGACGTCCGGATGCCGGGCCTGGACGGCGTGGAGGCCACCCGCCGCATCGTGGCCGCCGGCGACCGCAGCCGCGTGCTGATCCTGACCACGTTCGACCTCGACGAGTACGCGTACGCCGGGTTGCGCGCCGGGGCCAGCGGCTTCCTGGTCAAGGACGCCCAGCCGGAGGAGTTGCTCGCCGGCATCCGCGCGGTGGCCAGCGGCGACGCCGTGGTCGCCCCGGGCCTGACCCGCCGCCTGCTCGACGCCTACGCGGACCGGTTGCCGACGCCGGGCGCCGGGCCGGGTGGGAACCGTGCGGAGGGCGCGCCCGACCCGCGGCTTGAGGCCCTCACCGAGCGGGAGCGGGAGATCCTCACCGTGATCGGCAAGGGCTGGTCCAACGCCGAGATCAGCGCCCGCTTCCGGCTCGCCGAGTCCACGGTCAAGACCCACATCAGCCGCATCCTCGCCAAGACGGGCGCCCGCGACCGGGTGCAGGCCGTGATCCTGGCGTACGACACACGACTGGTGCGTCCCGCGCCATGA
- a CDS encoding UDP-glucose/GDP-mannose dehydrogenase family protein has product MAPKITVIGTGYLGATHAAAMAELGFEVLGLDIDPAKIELLSSGRVPMYEPGLEDLLRQHVAGHEGSTGRLRFTTSYEEVADFGDVHFVCVNTPQKQGEYACDMRYVDSAFESLAPLLRRPALVVGKSTVPVGSASRLAARLRELAPVGEDAELAWNPEFLREGFAVQDTLRPDRIVAGVTSERAEKVLREVYAAPLAAGTPFVVTDFPTAELVKTSANSFLATKISFINAMAEVCEAADGDVVKLAEAIGHDERIGKKFLRAGIGFGGGCLPKDIRAFMARAGELGADQALTFLREVDSINMRRRGHMVELARDAVGGSFLGKRVAVLGAAFKPDSDDVRDSPALNVAGQIHLQGAQVTVFDPKGMDNARALFPTLGYAPSALDAVRGAHVVLHLTEWREFRELDPEELGAVVDDRRILDGRNALDPDVWRQADWTYRALGRPRL; this is encoded by the coding sequence GTTCGAGGTGCTGGGCCTCGACATCGACCCCGCGAAGATCGAACTGCTCTCCTCGGGCCGGGTGCCGATGTACGAACCGGGCCTTGAGGACCTGCTGCGGCAGCACGTCGCCGGCCACGAGGGCAGCACCGGGCGGCTGCGGTTCACCACCTCCTACGAGGAGGTCGCCGACTTCGGCGACGTGCACTTCGTGTGCGTCAACACGCCACAGAAGCAGGGCGAGTACGCCTGCGACATGCGGTACGTGGACAGCGCCTTCGAGTCCCTCGCCCCGCTGCTGCGCCGCCCCGCGCTGGTCGTCGGCAAGTCCACGGTCCCGGTCGGCAGCGCGAGCCGGCTGGCCGCGCGCCTGCGCGAGCTGGCGCCGGTGGGCGAGGACGCGGAGCTGGCCTGGAACCCGGAGTTCCTGCGCGAGGGCTTCGCCGTCCAGGACACCCTGCGGCCGGACCGCATCGTCGCGGGCGTCACCAGCGAGCGGGCCGAGAAGGTGCTGCGCGAGGTGTACGCGGCGCCACTGGCCGCGGGCACGCCGTTCGTGGTGACCGACTTCCCCACCGCCGAGCTGGTGAAGACCTCCGCGAACTCCTTCCTGGCCACCAAGATCTCGTTCATCAACGCGATGGCCGAGGTGTGCGAGGCCGCCGACGGCGACGTGGTCAAGCTGGCCGAGGCGATCGGCCATGACGAGCGGATCGGGAAGAAGTTCCTGCGCGCCGGGATCGGGTTCGGCGGCGGATGCCTGCCCAAGGACATCCGGGCCTTCATGGCCCGCGCCGGCGAACTCGGCGCCGACCAGGCCCTCACCTTCCTCCGCGAGGTCGACTCGATCAACATGCGGCGCCGCGGCCACATGGTCGAACTGGCCCGCGACGCCGTGGGCGGCTCCTTCCTGGGCAAGCGGGTCGCGGTGCTGGGCGCGGCGTTCAAGCCGGACTCGGACGACGTACGGGACTCGCCGGCGCTCAACGTGGCCGGTCAGATCCACCTCCAAGGCGCGCAGGTCACGGTGTTCGACCCGAAGGGGATGGACAACGCGCGCGCCCTGTTCCCCACCCTGGGGTACGCCCCGAGCGCCCTGGACGCGGTGCGCGGCGCCCATGTCGTACTGCACCTGACGGAGTGGCGCGAGTTCCGCGAACTGGACCCGGAGGAGCTGGGCGCCGTCGTGGACGACCGCCGCATCCTCGACGGCCGCAACGCGCTCGACCCCGACGTCTGGCGCCAGGCCGACTGGACGTACCGCGCCCTGGGCCGCCCCCGCCTCTGA